In Streptomyces nodosus, one DNA window encodes the following:
- a CDS encoding IS5/IS1182 family transposase: MLVYPSGIDVSSSALRFLAQELRRHRRVIGSRWRRLSAGRQALLALAHLRVGHTYAQLAAGFGVGTTTVYRYVTEAVDLLAALAPSLADAVRTASAKAYLLLDGTLLPIDRIAADRPFYSGKHKRHGMNVQVLADPFGRLLRASPALPGAVHDVRAAREHGIVDALAEADIKCWADKGYRGAGGTVRTPCWGRWETLSTGQQAVNRSHAKIRALVEQAMATLKSWRLLRKIRCSTTRITCLVQAVLTLHLASSDQ; encoded by the coding sequence GTGCTTGTTTACCCGTCCGGCATCGACGTGTCCAGCTCTGCCCTTCGCTTCCTCGCTCAGGAGTTGCGGCGGCACCGCCGTGTGATCGGTTCCCGTTGGCGGCGGCTGAGCGCCGGTCGTCAGGCCCTCCTCGCACTCGCCCATCTGCGGGTGGGGCATACCTATGCCCAGCTCGCGGCCGGATTCGGCGTCGGAACCACGACCGTATACCGCTACGTCACCGAGGCCGTCGACCTACTGGCCGCCCTCGCACCCAGCCTGGCCGACGCCGTCCGCACCGCGTCGGCGAAGGCGTATCTGCTCCTGGACGGCACACTCCTGCCGATCGACCGCATCGCCGCGGACCGGCCCTTCTACTCCGGCAAACACAAGAGGCACGGGATGAACGTGCAGGTCCTCGCCGATCCCTTCGGCCGGCTGTTGCGGGCCTCGCCGGCCCTGCCCGGCGCCGTCCACGACGTCCGTGCGGCCCGCGAACACGGCATCGTCGACGCCCTTGCCGAGGCCGACATCAAGTGCTGGGCCGACAAAGGCTACCGGGGTGCCGGCGGCACGGTCCGTACCCCGTGCTGGGGGCGATGGGAGACCCTTTCCACAGGCCAGCAGGCGGTGAACCGGTCCCACGCGAAGATCCGCGCACTCGTCGAGCAGGCCATGGCCACCCTCAAGTCCTGGCGGCTCCTCCGCAAGATCCGGTGCTCGACCACCCGGATCACCTGCCTCGTCCAGGCCGTCCTCACTCTGCATCTGGCCAGCTCAGACCAATGA
- a CDS encoding IS5 family transposase — MLVYPCGLDVSSRSLSFLAARLREHHRRIKSRWRRLPVGRQALLVLAHLRNGTTYAQLAAGFGVGTSTVYRYISEAVDLLAALAPTLDEAVRAASTKAYVLLDGTLLPIDRIAADRPFYSGKHKKHGMNVQVIADPFGRLLWASPALPGAVHDVRAAREHGIINALDQARIPCWADKGYQGARGTVRVPFRGRWETLSTGQQAVNRSQAKIRALVEQAMATLKNWRLLRKLRCSTTRITGLVQAVLTLHHASSPAG, encoded by the coding sequence ATGCTTGTCTACCCGTGTGGGCTGGACGTGTCCAGTCGATCCCTGTCCTTCCTCGCTGCTCGCCTGCGAGAACACCATCGTCGGATCAAGAGCCGCTGGCGCCGGCTCCCGGTCGGCCGTCAAGCCCTGCTGGTGTTGGCGCATCTGCGGAACGGAACCACGTACGCCCAGCTCGCGGCGGGTTTCGGGGTCGGGACGAGCACGGTCTACCGCTACATCAGCGAGGCCGTCGACCTGCTGGCCGCACTGGCACCGACCCTCGACGAGGCCGTCCGGGCTGCTTCGACGAAAGCGTACGTCCTGCTCGACGGGACGCTCCTCCCCATCGACCGGATCGCCGCCGACCGGCCCTTCTACTCGGGGAAGCATAAGAAGCACGGCATGAACGTGCAGGTCATCGCCGATCCGTTCGGCCGGCTGCTATGGGCCTCGCCCGCACTGCCAGGAGCCGTTCACGACGTTCGGGCGGCCCGCGAACACGGCATCATCAACGCCCTCGACCAGGCCCGAATCCCTTGCTGGGCGGACAAGGGCTACCAGGGCGCCCGCGGTACGGTCCGGGTTCCGTTCCGCGGCCGATGGGAGACACTTTCCACAGGTCAGCAGGCCGTGAACCGATCCCAGGCCAAAATCCGTGCCCTCGTCGAACAAGCCATGGCTACCCTCAAGAACTGGCGACTCCTTCGCAAACTCCGCTGCTCGACCACCCGCATCACGGGCCTGGTCCAAGCTGTCCTCACCCTGCATCACGCCAGCTCACCAGCAGGTTGA
- a CDS encoding aminopeptidase P family protein: MAKGRKNGLYSGISEELSASMRTGWADTERHELPLDEQAPYAAARRAALSARFPGERLVIPSGNLKVRSNDDTYPFRPYSGYVHMTGDQARDGALVLEPRADGGHDAYCYQLPRDSRDDNEFWTGATAELWMGRRRSLAEAERVLGLECRDVRTAAADLAAVSGTPTRIVRGVDPSLEAAVTTEAERDAELEEALSDLRIVKDEWEIKEIRSAVDSTVRSFTDVVGELSRAIASSERWIEGTFFRRARLEGNAVGYGTICAAGEHATIMHWTDNDGPVRPGELLLLDAGVESRTLYTADVTRTLPISGTFTPVQRQVYDAVYEAQEAGMAAVKPGAAYRDFHEAAQRSLAARLVEWGFIEGPADRAYELGLQRRFTMAGTGHMLGLDVHDCAQARTEEYVDGVLEPGMVLTVEPGLYFQPDDLTVPQEWRGIGVRIEDDLLVTADGHENLSAGLPRSAAEVESWMARFGG; encoded by the coding sequence GTGGCGAAGGGCCGGAAGAACGGTTTGTACTCAGGGATCTCCGAGGAACTGTCCGCGTCGATGCGGACGGGCTGGGCGGACACCGAACGGCACGAACTGCCGCTCGACGAGCAGGCCCCGTACGCGGCCGCACGCCGGGCCGCGCTCTCCGCGCGCTTCCCGGGTGAACGGCTGGTGATCCCCTCGGGGAACCTCAAGGTCCGTTCGAACGACGACACCTACCCGTTCCGGCCGTACTCCGGCTATGTGCACATGACCGGCGACCAGGCCCGGGACGGCGCCCTTGTCCTCGAACCCCGGGCGGACGGCGGCCACGACGCCTACTGCTACCAGCTCCCACGGGACAGCAGGGACGACAACGAGTTCTGGACCGGTGCCACGGCAGAGCTGTGGATGGGCCGGCGCCGCTCCCTCGCCGAGGCGGAGCGCGTGCTCGGCCTGGAGTGCCGGGACGTCCGCACGGCGGCCGCCGACCTGGCAGCCGTCTCCGGCACACCGACCCGCATCGTCCGCGGTGTCGACCCGTCCCTGGAGGCCGCCGTCACCACCGAGGCGGAACGGGACGCGGAGCTGGAAGAGGCCCTCAGCGATCTACGCATCGTGAAGGACGAGTGGGAGATCAAGGAGATCCGCTCGGCCGTGGACTCCACGGTGCGCAGCTTCACGGATGTCGTCGGTGAGCTGTCGCGGGCGATCGCGTCGTCCGAGCGGTGGATCGAGGGCACCTTCTTCCGTCGCGCCCGCCTCGAGGGCAACGCCGTGGGCTATGGCACGATCTGCGCCGCGGGCGAGCACGCCACGATCATGCACTGGACCGACAACGACGGACCGGTCCGCCCCGGGGAACTGCTCCTGCTCGACGCGGGCGTGGAGTCACGGACCCTGTACACCGCCGACGTCACGCGCACTCTGCCGATCAGCGGCACCTTCACCCCCGTCCAGCGCCAGGTCTACGACGCGGTGTACGAGGCCCAGGAGGCGGGCATGGCGGCCGTCAAGCCGGGTGCCGCGTATCGGGACTTCCATGAGGCGGCCCAGCGTTCCCTGGCGGCACGGCTGGTCGAGTGGGGTTTCATCGAGGGGCCTGCCGACCGCGCCTACGAGCTGGGCCTCCAGCGCCGCTTCACGATGGCCGGTACCGGTCATATGCTCGGCCTGGACGTCCACGACTGCGCACAGGCCCGGACCGAGGAGTACGTCGACGGCGTACTGGAGCCGGGCATGGTGCTCACCGTCGAGCCCGGCCTGTACTTCCAGCCGGACGACCTGACCGTGCCTCAGGAGTGGCGCGGCATCGGCGTACGCATCGAGGACGACCTGCTCGTCACCGCCGACGGCCACGAGAATCTGTCCGCGGGCCTGCCACGGTCCGCGGCTGAGGTCGAATCATGGATGGCCCGCTTCGGGGGCTGA
- a CDS encoding response regulator transcription factor — MTNANLGEALRLLGVGQAATRVYLTLLELAPAPLSEIAAAAGLDGPGLAAAYAELVDAGLAAAAERDEDVVAPVVPAAGLEVLARRRVADVEKSRIAVSGAFDSFRRRRLAAHDDHLVEIVTGDAVGPRMRQAWASARHQIRQLESPPYSPVAGATDDALATLARGVTQRVVYSRESLERPDHLRHVIEPCIDAGEQARVLPSVPVKLLIIDEAYALVSLSIKEADVHNTMLVVQPCGLLSALIALFEQSWQQALPFHGGTTRPGGLPPADRRLLWLLAGGTSDDLIARELGISRRTLFRRLQILMARLGAANRFQLALQAQRNGWL, encoded by the coding sequence ATGACGAACGCGAATCTCGGCGAGGCACTGCGTCTCCTGGGCGTCGGCCAGGCGGCTACCCGGGTCTATCTCACCCTGCTGGAGCTGGCCCCCGCGCCGCTGAGCGAGATCGCCGCCGCGGCCGGTCTGGACGGCCCCGGCCTGGCCGCGGCGTACGCCGAGCTCGTCGACGCCGGTCTGGCCGCTGCCGCCGAGAGGGACGAGGATGTGGTGGCGCCGGTGGTGCCGGCCGCCGGTCTCGAGGTCCTCGCCCGGCGTCGTGTGGCCGATGTCGAGAAGTCCCGCATCGCGGTCTCGGGCGCCTTCGACTCGTTCCGGCGCCGGCGGCTCGCGGCCCACGACGACCACCTCGTCGAGATCGTCACCGGCGACGCCGTCGGCCCCAGGATGCGGCAGGCCTGGGCCAGTGCCCGCCACCAGATCCGGCAGTTGGAGTCACCCCCCTACTCTCCCGTGGCTGGTGCCACCGACGACGCACTGGCCACGCTGGCCCGCGGTGTCACGCAACGCGTCGTGTACTCCCGCGAGTCGCTGGAACGCCCGGACCACCTCAGACATGTCATCGAACCGTGCATCGACGCCGGTGAGCAGGCCAGAGTGCTGCCGTCCGTCCCCGTCAAGCTCCTGATCATCGACGAGGCGTACGCGCTGGTGTCACTGTCGATCAAGGAGGCCGACGTGCACAACACCATGCTGGTCGTACAGCCGTGCGGTCTGCTCTCCGCCCTCATCGCGTTGTTCGAGCAGTCGTGGCAGCAGGCTCTGCCCTTCCACGGCGGCACGACCCGCCCAGGGGGTCTGCCCCCTGCCGACCGCCGTCTGCTGTGGCTCCTGGCCGGCGGTACGAGCGACGACCTCATCGCCCGAGAACTGGGAATCAGCCGCCGTACGCTGTTCCGCCGCCTTCAGATCCTGATGGCCCGGCTCGGCGCCGCGAACCGTTTCCAACTGGCCCTGCAGGCCCAGCGCAACGGATGGTTGTGA
- a CDS encoding substrate-binding domain-containing protein, which yields MAGDRLFALQRRERLMDELRQHGAVRVRELALMLEVSELTVRRDIAALADRGLLTKVHGGATLPTETDSAPQRRIRPGSTPFTIGMVVPSLDYYWPAIVTGARAASVALGVQIQLRGSSYDRAEDRRQISRLIEAKQVQGLLLAPSLEADGADEMIDWIGRLPVPTILVERQTPPWTPTPRQLEWVRSDHALGLETAVRHLHEHGHRRIGLVLANGSPTSTHLAQGWLRACAELGLPGDFVVRESVALDIPGHRQIIEEILLRCRRSRTTALIVHSDQDAMSVAQYAAEQGIAIPDDLALVSYDDEVAQLAEPAMTAVRPPKARVGRVAVEMMVSRLLEGKRRPAQRVLVLPELIIRNSSLRTGTGR from the coding sequence ATGGCCGGTGACCGGCTCTTCGCTCTGCAACGCAGGGAACGGCTCATGGACGAACTGCGCCAGCACGGCGCCGTCCGGGTCCGCGAGCTGGCCCTCATGCTCGAGGTCAGTGAACTGACGGTGCGGCGCGACATCGCCGCACTCGCCGACCGCGGTCTGCTCACCAAGGTGCACGGAGGCGCCACCCTCCCGACCGAGACCGACTCGGCTCCCCAGCGCCGGATCCGCCCCGGATCCACGCCGTTCACCATCGGCATGGTCGTCCCCTCGCTGGACTACTACTGGCCGGCCATCGTGACCGGCGCCCGGGCGGCCTCGGTCGCGTTGGGCGTCCAGATCCAGCTGCGCGGGTCCAGCTACGACCGGGCCGAGGACCGCAGGCAGATCAGCCGGCTGATCGAGGCCAAGCAGGTGCAGGGACTGCTGCTGGCGCCCAGCCTGGAGGCCGACGGCGCCGACGAGATGATCGACTGGATCGGCAGGCTGCCGGTGCCGACCATCCTCGTGGAACGGCAGACCCCGCCCTGGACCCCGACACCGCGACAGCTCGAATGGGTACGCAGCGACCACGCGCTGGGCCTGGAGACGGCAGTTCGCCATCTGCACGAACACGGCCACCGCCGGATCGGGTTGGTGCTCGCGAACGGCAGCCCGACCTCGACACACCTCGCCCAGGGCTGGCTGCGGGCCTGCGCGGAACTCGGCCTGCCCGGCGACTTCGTGGTCCGCGAGAGCGTGGCCCTCGACATACCCGGCCACCGGCAGATCATCGAGGAGATCCTGCTCCGCTGCCGCCGGTCCCGGACCACCGCGCTCATCGTGCACAGCGACCAGGACGCGATGTCCGTCGCCCAGTACGCCGCCGAACAGGGCATCGCGATCCCGGACGACCTGGCCCTCGTCAGTTACGACGACGAGGTGGCCCAGCTCGCCGAGCCGGCCATGACGGCGGTCCGCCCGCCCAAGGCCCGGGTGGGCCGGGTCGCCGTGGAGATGATGGTCTCCAGGCTGCTGGAGGGCAAACGCCGCCCGGCACAGCGCGTCCTGGTCCTGCCGGAGCTGATCATCCGCAACTCCTCGCTCAGGACGGGGACCGGCCGGTGA
- a CDS encoding hydroxyacid dehydrogenase: MQTTPSALVVMSRESFEAHFDAARLARLADLVTLGDPVWTDDLDTPAVRARLADVEVMLTSWGAPRLTPERLDAAPALRMVLHCAGSVRGLVGDDVWRRGIRITSAADTNAVPVAEYTLAAIIFAGKKVPFIAADERLAYEGWGRVTGYGDLSNFAQTVGIVGFSRIGRKVVELLKVLDDTTCLVADPYADPAEVAAAGATLVELRELLPRVDVLSLHAPELQETRHLIGAEQLRLLPDHATVINTARGSLVDSDALAAECASGRLFAILDVTDPEPLPASSPLRRLAQVMVTPHVAGSLGSEIGRLTDHTIDELARWLGQQPLRGEVTAESWALGLSA, from the coding sequence ATGCAGACGACCCCATCCGCATTGGTCGTGATGAGCAGGGAGAGCTTCGAAGCGCACTTCGACGCCGCCCGTCTCGCGCGGCTGGCGGACCTGGTGACGCTGGGTGATCCGGTCTGGACCGACGACCTCGACACACCGGCGGTACGGGCCCGGCTGGCGGACGTCGAGGTGATGCTGACGTCCTGGGGGGCTCCCCGGCTGACACCGGAGCGGCTCGATGCGGCGCCCGCGCTGCGCATGGTGCTGCACTGCGCCGGCAGCGTGCGGGGCCTGGTGGGGGACGATGTGTGGCGGCGGGGGATCCGGATCACCAGCGCGGCCGACACCAACGCCGTTCCCGTGGCCGAGTACACCTTGGCGGCCATCATCTTCGCGGGCAAGAAGGTTCCCTTCATCGCCGCCGACGAGCGCCTCGCGTATGAGGGGTGGGGCAGGGTGACCGGTTACGGGGACCTGTCGAACTTCGCGCAGACCGTGGGAATCGTCGGATTCTCCCGCATCGGCCGCAAGGTGGTCGAACTCCTCAAGGTTCTCGACGACACCACCTGTCTGGTCGCGGATCCGTACGCCGATCCGGCGGAGGTCGCGGCGGCCGGCGCGACCCTGGTCGAGCTGCGGGAGCTGCTGCCCAGAGTCGACGTATTGTCCCTGCACGCCCCCGAGTTGCAGGAGACCCGGCACCTCATCGGTGCCGAGCAACTGCGTCTGCTTCCGGACCATGCGACGGTCATCAACACGGCGCGCGGCAGCCTGGTCGACTCCGACGCACTCGCCGCCGAGTGCGCGTCCGGCCGCCTCTTCGCCATCCTCGATGTGACCGATCCGGAGCCGCTGCCCGCGAGTTCACCGTTGCGGCGGCTGGCCCAGGTCATGGTCACCCCGCATGTGGCGGGGTCGCTCGGTTCGGAGATCGGGCGCCTCACCGACCACACCATCGACGAGCTGGCCCGGTGGCTCGGGCAGCAGCCGCTGCGGGGAGAGGTCACCGCGGAGTCCTGGGCCCTTGGACTGAGTGCCTGA
- a CDS encoding ABC transporter substrate-binding protein: MRRPAKVLTAAIALALLTAGCGSGGSDTTADGKKVLRIALWNYDQTPEFKALIDGFKAKYPDIEVRPVDILSDDYSEKVTTMLAGGDTTDVLTMKTLTDYARFGTRGQLQSVTDEAAKLDKAKYGGLDAYDMDGEYYALPYRQDFYVLYYNKSLLKDSGADLSGLTWPDYAALAKQQTRGSGGSKVYGTYQHTWRSLVQAIAAAQTGGDLLGGDYGFFKDQYAMALDLQKSGAAMPWATANSQKVTYKTMFTTDKTVMMPMGTWFAAVLLQEKAAGNFKDDWGMAPLPQLTADGKATTFGAPTAFAVNKKAKNSDAARKFLSFASGPEGAAAVAKIGITPSYTDEAIMNTYFSNQGMPSDDLTKKAMHPDTVKLEMPISEKSSDVDTILTEEHQLVMTGEKSLDAGIKEMDSRVKSEVG, from the coding sequence ATGAGACGACCCGCCAAGGTCCTGACGGCAGCCATTGCGCTGGCTCTGCTCACCGCCGGGTGCGGCAGCGGTGGTTCCGACACCACCGCCGACGGCAAGAAGGTGCTCCGGATCGCCCTGTGGAACTACGACCAGACACCCGAGTTCAAGGCGCTGATCGACGGGTTCAAGGCGAAGTACCCGGACATCGAGGTCCGCCCGGTCGACATCCTCTCCGACGACTACTCCGAGAAGGTCACCACCATGCTGGCCGGTGGTGACACCACCGATGTGCTGACGATGAAGACCCTCACCGACTACGCCCGGTTCGGGACACGGGGTCAGCTGCAGTCGGTCACCGACGAGGCCGCCAAGCTGGACAAGGCGAAGTACGGCGGGCTCGACGCCTACGACATGGACGGCGAGTACTACGCACTGCCCTACCGGCAGGATTTCTACGTCCTCTACTACAACAAGTCGCTGCTCAAGGACAGCGGCGCTGACCTGTCCGGGCTGACCTGGCCCGACTACGCCGCGCTGGCGAAGCAGCAGACCAGGGGCAGCGGCGGGTCGAAGGTCTACGGCACCTACCAGCACACCTGGCGTTCCCTCGTCCAGGCGATCGCGGCGGCGCAGACCGGTGGTGACCTGCTCGGGGGTGACTACGGGTTCTTCAAGGACCAGTACGCCATGGCCCTCGACCTGCAGAAGTCCGGTGCCGCCATGCCATGGGCCACGGCCAACAGCCAGAAGGTCACCTACAAGACGATGTTCACCACCGACAAGACCGTGATGATGCCGATGGGCACCTGGTTCGCCGCGGTCCTGCTGCAGGAGAAGGCCGCGGGCAACTTCAAGGACGACTGGGGCATGGCGCCGCTGCCGCAGCTCACCGCCGACGGCAAGGCGACCACGTTCGGCGCACCGACCGCGTTCGCCGTCAACAAGAAGGCGAAGAACTCCGACGCGGCCCGGAAGTTCCTCTCCTTCGCGTCCGGTCCCGAGGGTGCCGCCGCGGTTGCGAAGATCGGTATCACCCCGTCCTACACCGACGAGGCGATCATGAACACCTACTTCTCCAACCAGGGCATGCCCTCCGACGACCTCACCAAGAAGGCCATGCACCCGGACACGGTGAAGCTGGAGATGCCGATCAGTGAGAAGTCCTCCGACGTCGACACCATCCTCACCGAGGAACACCAACTCGTGATGACGGGCGAGAAGTCGCTCGACGCGGGCATCAAGGAGATGGACTCCCGAGTGAAGTCCGAAGTCGGATGA
- a CDS encoding carbohydrate ABC transporter permease: MSPESGATALKRRQRRTTLVGWSFILPNFLGFAALTLIPVLATLLLAFTDWNSYSTPQWVGLENFRRMLDSDTFWVALSNTGWYAVGHIPLTLAASLGLAVLLNQKLRGVGFLRTAFFFPYVTSLVAVAVVWNMLLSPDLGPVNQLLKAVGVGHPPGWTTSTDWAMPAVVITSVWRDMGYYMVLYLAGLQAIPAELYEAARVDGAGPWQRFRHITVPALRPTTFFVLVMLTISSFKVFDLVQIMTEGGPGRSTLVLSQVIFREGIKQGRFGYSSAISLVLFVIVLTITVVQFRFQRRNER, from the coding sequence ATGAGCCCCGAGTCCGGCGCGACGGCACTCAAGCGGCGACAGCGGCGCACCACACTGGTCGGCTGGAGTTTCATCCTTCCGAACTTCCTCGGTTTCGCGGCCCTGACCCTGATACCGGTGCTCGCGACGCTGCTGCTGGCGTTCACCGACTGGAACTCCTACTCCACGCCCCAGTGGGTCGGGCTCGAGAACTTCCGCAGGATGCTCGACAGCGACACCTTCTGGGTCGCGCTGAGCAACACCGGGTGGTACGCCGTCGGCCATATCCCGCTCACGCTGGCGGCGTCCCTCGGCCTGGCCGTGCTGCTCAACCAGAAGCTCCGCGGCGTCGGGTTCCTGCGCACGGCCTTCTTCTTCCCGTACGTCACCTCGCTGGTCGCGGTGGCAGTGGTGTGGAACATGCTCCTCAGCCCCGACCTGGGCCCCGTGAACCAGCTGCTGAAGGCCGTGGGGGTCGGCCATCCACCGGGGTGGACCACCTCCACCGACTGGGCGATGCCCGCGGTCGTCATCACCAGTGTGTGGCGGGACATGGGCTACTACATGGTGCTCTATCTCGCCGGACTCCAGGCCATCCCGGCGGAGTTGTACGAGGCGGCGCGGGTGGACGGGGCCGGCCCCTGGCAGCGGTTCCGGCACATCACCGTCCCGGCCCTCCGGCCCACCACGTTCTTTGTGCTGGTCATGCTGACGATCTCCAGCTTCAAGGTCTTCGACCTGGTGCAGATCATGACCGAGGGAGGTCCCGGCCGGTCGACCCTGGTGCTGTCCCAGGTGATCTTCCGGGAGGGCATCAAGCAGGGGCGCTTCGGCTACTCCTCGGCGATTTCCCTGGTGCTCTTCGTCATCGTGCTGACGATCACCGTGGTCCAGTTCCGGTTCCAGCGGAGGAACGAGCGATGA
- a CDS encoding carbohydrate ABC transporter permease has translation MNTSVLPEDSTTGGAARPLGGDGAGRSGPAARRRAVRLLGRVLLHAALIALAAAILVPFAWMLVSSVKRDSDVLTVPIQWIPEEFRWDNFTHIWTRIPLLTYLGNSLFLSVTITGLQVLTGSFAAYGFAKTRFPGRDALFLAYVSTIAVPWQAYMVPQYIIMERLGLVNTRLSLILLQAFGAFGVFLMRQYYLTIPDEISEAARLDGLSEYGIWARIVLPLSKPALAGLALLTFVNTWNDYMGPFIYLTDNELWTVQLGLRQFVGVYDSQYAMIMTGSVVSVLPILVVFLAGQRYFVQGIATSGMK, from the coding sequence ATGAACACGAGCGTGCTGCCCGAGGACAGCACAACGGGTGGGGCGGCGCGGCCACTCGGCGGTGACGGGGCGGGCCGCTCCGGTCCCGCCGCGCGCCGCCGGGCGGTGCGGCTGCTGGGCCGCGTCCTGCTCCACGCGGCTCTGATCGCGCTGGCGGCGGCGATCCTGGTCCCCTTCGCCTGGATGCTGGTCTCCTCGGTCAAACGGGACAGCGACGTGCTCACGGTGCCGATCCAATGGATCCCCGAGGAGTTCCGCTGGGACAACTTCACCCACATCTGGACCCGGATCCCGCTGCTCACCTACCTGGGGAACTCGCTGTTCCTCAGTGTCACGATCACCGGGCTGCAGGTGCTGACCGGGAGCTTCGCGGCCTACGGCTTCGCCAAGACCCGTTTCCCCGGGCGCGATGCCCTGTTCCTCGCCTATGTCAGCACCATCGCGGTGCCGTGGCAGGCGTACATGGTGCCGCAGTACATCATCATGGAGCGCCTGGGACTGGTGAACACCCGCCTTTCGCTGATCCTGCTGCAGGCGTTCGGCGCGTTCGGGGTGTTCCTGATGCGCCAGTACTACCTGACGATCCCGGACGAGATCAGCGAGGCAGCGCGGCTGGACGGACTCAGCGAGTACGGCATCTGGGCACGGATCGTGCTGCCCCTGTCCAAGCCCGCGCTGGCCGGCCTCGCCCTGCTGACCTTCGTCAACACCTGGAACGACTACATGGGGCCGTTCATCTACCTGACCGACAACGAGCTGTGGACGGTGCAGCTCGGACTGCGGCAGTTCGTCGGCGTCTACGACTCCCAGTACGCCATGATCATGACCGGTTCGGTGGTGTCGGTACTGCCGATCCTGGTCGTCTTCCTGGCCGGACAGCGCTACTTCGTCCAGGGCATCGCCACCAGCGGAATGAAGTGA
- a CDS encoding YesL family protein has translation MNNPVAGRRPGLNLDHGSWELVWSHIHRVLVVNLGLAVTNAPLLLALGVVHRPWQYPVFFVLLSFGLGPSLAAAFHYLRRTIEDDRAPVADLFRGYRRLFVPALLGWAPWVLLVAVAATDMAVLRRTAPGPALVPLLVVVALVAASSGTVTMAALGDEPRISPRTLLTACYASVRRWWLGLLNLALLGITLVLVNQAPLLGLAVLPGCTLFVVRRNSDAMLTTVAPAADLALSHAHRDPVGAQA, from the coding sequence ATGAACAACCCCGTCGCCGGCCGGCGCCCCGGGCTCAATCTCGACCACGGGTCCTGGGAGCTGGTCTGGTCGCACATCCACCGGGTCCTGGTCGTCAACCTGGGCCTGGCGGTGACGAACGCGCCGTTGCTGCTCGCCCTGGGCGTGGTGCACCGGCCGTGGCAGTACCCGGTCTTCTTCGTACTGCTGTCCTTCGGCCTCGGGCCCTCCCTCGCCGCCGCCTTCCACTATCTGCGCCGGACCATCGAGGACGACCGGGCCCCGGTGGCCGACCTGTTCCGCGGCTACCGGCGCCTGTTCGTCCCGGCGCTGCTCGGCTGGGCGCCATGGGTGCTGTTGGTCGCGGTGGCGGCCACCGACATGGCCGTCCTCCGGAGGACCGCACCCGGGCCGGCCCTGGTACCGCTGCTGGTCGTCGTCGCGCTCGTCGCCGCGAGCTCCGGCACCGTGACGATGGCCGCCCTGGGGGACGAGCCGCGGATCTCACCGCGCACCCTGCTGACCGCGTGCTACGCCTCGGTGCGGCGCTGGTGGCTGGGGCTGCTGAACCTCGCTCTGCTCGGCATCACCCTCGTCCTCGTCAACCAGGCGCCCCTGCTCGGCCTCGCCGTGCTGCCGGGCTGCACCCTCTTCGTCGTACGGCGCAACAGCGACGCGATGCTCACGACGGTGGCACCGGCCGCCGATCTCGCCCTCAGCCATGCCCATCGAGACCCTGTGGGAGCCCAGGCATGA